TAACGGATTACTATTACCAAGTACGGGAAGTATCATCGTTGGCAATACAGTAATAACAGCAAATAAGGAAAAACAAGCACTAAAGAAAATAAGGAAACATGTAGGAATGGTGTTTCAGTTTCCAGAAGCACAATTATTTGCTGAAACAGTTGAAAAGGATATTCAGTTTGGGCCGATGAATTTTGGTGTATCAGTGGGTGAAGTAAAGGAAAGAACGAAACAAGCTATCTATGCAGTGGGATTAGATGAAGCCATATTAAAAATGTCACCTTTTTCCTTGTCAGGAGGACAACAAAGACGAGTGGCTATTGCTGGTGTTCTAGCGACGAATCCAGATGTCTTACTCTTAGATGAACCCGGAGCAGGTTTAGATCCAGAGGGGAAACGAGGCATTTTATCAATGATAAAAAAGATTCATGTAGAAAGAGGACTAACAACAATTATTGTTACGCATGATATGGATGATGTTGCTAAATATGCTGAAGATGTAGTAGTAATGGAGAAAGGAACGATTGCCGCCCACCAATCAGTAAAAACCTTTTTTTCAGATCCTGAAAGATTGGAAAAATGGCATGTGGAATTGCCAGAGGCCAGAAAGCTGCAATTAAAAATAGAGCGACAAACAGGTGTTAAAATGCCAGATGTATGTTTGACAATCGATGAACTGACAGAAGGATTAATTGAGGTGGGCTTGGCATGAATAAGCTAATATTAGGTCGTTACTTTCCTGGCGATTCACGGATACATCTTTTAGATCCACGAGCAAAATTAATTACTGCTATTTATTTTATAGGTATTATATTTATTGCGAATAACTGGCAAACTTATGTATTGTTAGGTCTTTTCACCTTTATCGTCATGTTTCTTTCGGGAGTGAAAATAAAAACCTATTTACGTGGTGTGCGTCCACTTATCTGGTTAATATTATTTACGGTGTTCCTTCAAGTATTATTCACTGGCGGTGGAACGGTTTATATAGATTGGGGTCCCATAACGATTTCAACATTCGGTTTACTAAATGGACTATATATTTTTTGCCGATTTGTAATGATTATCTTTATCTCAACCGTTGTAACATTAACAACAAAACCTATCGACTTAACAGATGGTATTAATTCCTTACTGCGTCCGTTACGTTTTTTTAAGCTTCCTGTTGATGAAATTGCATTGATGCTTTCTATTTCTTTACGTTTTATTCCGAATTTATTAGATGAAACACAAAAAGTGATGGATGCACAACGGGCACGAGGTACTACTTTTGGAGAAGGATCACTAGTAGATCAAATGAAAAAACTCATTCCTATCATCATGCCGTTATTTGTTAGTTCTTTAAGAAGAGCGGAAAATATGGCTGATGTAATGGAGGTGAGAGGGTATCAATCAGACAAGCCTAGATCAAGTTTTCGAAGGCTAGCTTGGCAAAAATCAGATACTATTAGTTTGTTAGTAATGGCGATTTTAACGGTAGTACTTGTTGTCTTACGTTCTAACGTAGTTACTTATTTATAAATGAACAGAAAAAAACCTTCTTGATATATCAAGAAGGTTTTTCGATAGCGGCGGAGGGGATCGAACCCCCGACCTCACGGGTATGAACCGTACGCTCTCGCCAGCTGAGCTACGCCGCTACGTTATTTCAAAGGCACAAGTGATATCATACAATAGCGCTTAACTTGTGTCAATAGCATTTCATTAAAATGTTTCTAATGAATCAAGTAAGACAAAAATTTGCTATAATAGATAAAGGTGTTTTTTGAATATTAAATATAGTGGGGAAGTCCGACGTAACATACTGCTCTGACATATACGTCGCTTTCCGTGGGCACAGGAGTCTCTGTATATTTCCATCGCTAGAAAGAGGTATCCTCTCGTGAGTTGAAAATCATATTTTATAGAGAAATTAAACTCCATATTTCTATTTTTTGCATAGTTAATTTATTATAGAAAAAACTAGTGGATTAATCTAAATCGACGATACTTTAACTGTACTAGCGGAAAGGGAACCCATTTGCTTCCGTAGCGGGTAAGTTACGTCGGAGTGTATAGATTTTCTGTAAAAAGCTAGCTTTGTAAAAACAGCCTAAAGAAAATATTTATAGAGGAGAGAAAATAGATGATTTGTTTAATTCGACATGGGGAAACTGATTGGAATTTACAAGGAAGAATACAAGGGGGCACAGATATTGAATTAAATGAAAATGGCGTTAAACAAGCAGAGGCATGTAAAACATATTTTGAAGGTGCAGATTGGGATTTAATTATTGCTAGTCCTATGAAAAGAGCAAAGCGTACAGCAGAGATTATTAATAAAGCATTAAATGTAGATTTAGTGGAAATGTCCGACTTTAAAGAGCGAACGTTTGGTGAAGCAGAAGGTCTAACTTTAGCAGAGCGTAACAAACTTTTTCCGGATGGTAACTATCCAGGTCAGGAGTCAAAAGAAGATTTGGAAAGCAGAGTAATGGCTGGAATAGGCTTGATTAACAAGACTTTTCCTAATAAAAAAGTGTTACTTGTTGCACATGGTGCTGTAATTCATGCGATTTTATCTGTAACGTCGGGAGAAGAAATAGATTTTACTAATACGAAACTCTTAAATGCATGTTTGAGTAATATAGAATACACGGAAGATAAATGGCACGTACATAATTATAATCAAATTGATCATTTAACAGTGGATAAGTAAGAAGAAAACGAATCATCTATTGATGGCATACAACAACTTGCAAAAACATCTATCGTATCGATAGATGTTTTTTGCTAGTGAACTTTTTTCTTTCGTCGTTTAATGCATTTTCGACATATGAGAAGATTGACTTATATGCCTATCAAGACAGGCTATAAGCACTTAGAAGTGATGTTTTAAGGTGATAGTTAAATAGGGACTAACTTTTCACTTTATGTTGAAACTAGCTTATCTGTACGGAATGAAGTCGAACATTTTCATACGAGACCCTTGTTGTTTTGACAAAAAAATGAAAAGAATTGTGTTTTAATAAACAGCATACTAAACGAGGAGTGAAAGTATGTTGGATACAATAACAGGAACAAAAGGATTACCCATCCATACGAATAAAGCGGATCAGTTAAAAAAATGGTGGAAGGAAAAACAACGGAATCTCCTATTTGAACAAGGGGGATTATTATATTTTGTCGCCTTTTTATTAGGACGAGCAGTTATCTTGGAATCATTGTCGCCATTTGCTCTAGCTTATTTAGCCTCTGTTTGGTTTGTTCGTAAGGAGAAAGTAAGGCCGTTAATAATAGTAATGATTATCGGTGCTACAACAGTAGGTATTGAGCATGGTTTATTTATAGCTACAGCCTCGTTTGTCTTTGTTTTCTTTGCAGCGATAGTAAAGCAAGTAAAGAACCAACAAAAGATTATACCATTTCTTGTTTTCTTTGCTAGTTTATTACCACGGGTTACACACTATGCCCTTTTTGATACGCTCAATTCTTTTGAATGGACATTAGCGATTGTTGAGGCAGTATTAAGTGCTGTCCTTGTATTGATATTTATGCAGAGTATTCCGCTTTTATCACCAAAAAGATATAAACCTACACTGAAAAATGAAGAAATTATTTCTTTAATTATCTTACTTGCTTCCGTGTTGACTGGAACGATTGGTTGGGAACTACAAGGCGCCAATGTAGAACAGATTGCTTCAAGATACCTTGTCTTATGGTTAGCTTATATTGGTGGTGCCGCGATAGGTTCCACGGTAGGGGTTGTTACGGGTCTTATTCTAAGTTTGGCAAGTGTTAGTAGCCTTTACCAAATGAGTTTATTAGCTTTCGGGGGACTACTAGGAGGTCTATTGAAGGAAGGAAAGAAGCTAGGGGTTGGTTTAGGTTTATTTGTCGGAACAGTATTAATCGGAATTTATGGCGGTGGAATTGCGACGCTGTTTCCTTCTTTATTAGAGACGAGTATCGCTATTTTATTATTTTTCTGTACACCTGATCAATGGATAAGACAAATGTCTAGATATATACCAGGAACAAATGAACACACGATTGAACAACAGCAATATGTCCAAAAAGTAAGAGATGTGACTGCCAATCGAATCGAACAGTTCTCTGATGTTTTTGAGGCTTTATCAAAAAGCTTTGAAGGACAACCAGAGAAAGATATAGAAGATGATCATGATCAGAAAGAATTGGATTACTACTTAAGTAATGTGACGGAGAAGACTTGCCAAAGTTGTTTTAAGAAGGATTGGTGTTGGGGACAACATTTTGATGAAACATATGATTACATGACAGCCTTGAAACAAGACTTGGAAAAAGGACAATCACCAAATAAAATAACGCAATCAAAGTTTTCTAACCATTGTGTGAAATCACAAAAGGTAGTAGAAGTAATGAAAGAAGAATTGTCTTATTATGAGGCAAATCAAAAATTAAAAAAACAAGTTGGAGAAAGTCGACGTTTTGTAGCAGATCAATTACTTGGTGTTGCTGAAGTGATGGGCGATTTTGCAAAAGAAATAGTGAAAGAAAAAGAAAACCATGAACAACAAGAATTAGAGATTATCGCTGCATTAAAACATTTAGGAGTAGAGATAGATAAATTAGAAATCTATAGTTTAAAAAAAGGTGATATAGATATTGAACTTGATTTCTCTGTTTATCAATATAATGGGGAGGGCCCAAAACTAATTGCCCCTGTCATTTCTGATATTTTAGAAGAAACAATCGTTATAAAAGAAGAAGAGATTTCCCCTTTACCAAATGGTTACTGCCATCTTAGCTTTACATCCGCTAGAAAATATACTACCAATATTGGATTAGCACACGCTGCGATAGGTGGAGGATTTATTTCTGGTGATAGCTATTCAACAATGGAACTTAGTTCTGGTAAACATGCTTTGGCTATTAGTGATGGAATGGGAAATGGTGTACGTGCGCATGAAGAAAGTACGGAGACATTAAAACTATTAAAACAGATACTACATTCTGGTATTGATGAACAAGTCGCAATTAAGTCGATAAACTCCATCTTATCGTTACGAACAAATGATGAGATCTACTCGACATTGGATTTAGCGATGATAGACCTTCATCATGCAGGAGTTCAATTTTTAAAAATTGGTTCTACACCAAGTTTTATTAAGCGAGGAGAACAAGTTCATACGATAGAAGCTAGTAATTTACCAATTGGTATTATCCAAGACTTCGACGTAGATGTTGTGGATTTTCAATTAAAAGATGAAGACATATTGATTATGACCAGTGATGGGGTATTTGAGGGGCCAAAGCATATCGAAAACCCAGATATATGGTTAAAACGTAAAATAAAAGAATTGGAGACAAATGATCCACAAGAAATTGCCGACCTATTATTAGAAGAAGTTGTTCGAACGACGGCAGGGGTGATTGAGGATGATATGACTGTTTTAGTAGCTAAAATAACCAAATTCAACCCTAGGTGGTCAAGTATTCCGGTTTATCAAAAGCAAGCAAATTAACAAGCTTTTTGATAACTTAATAGTATAAAGTCCCTTTAATTTGTCGACAATGATGCTAAGTAAAAGCGATAGAAGAAAGGCAAAGGAGGAAGATGGGATGAAGAAAGGGACGTTAAAGCAAATATTATTGATCACGGATGGCTGTTCGAATAAAGGCGAAGACCCTTCTATGGTAGCGGCTTTGATTGCACAACAAGGTATAACCGTCAATGTTATCGGTGTGTTAGAAGATGATCAAAGTGAGAATCCAATGGGGCTAGAAGAGGTGGAAGAGATTGCGTTAGCAGGAGAAGGTGTTAGTCAGATTGTTTACCAACAAGCACTCTCTCAAACAATTCAAACGGTGACAAAGCAAGCAATGACACAAACATTGCAAGGTGTTGTAAATCAAGAGTTAAAGCAAATATTAGGACCAAATCAAACCATCGAGTCGCTACCACCGGAACAACGAGGAGAAGTAATGGAAGTTGTAGAGGAGCTAGGCGAGACGTGTAATATAGAAGTTTTCGTTTTAGTTGATACAAGTGCTAGTATGCAGAATAAACTACCAACTGTTAAAGAAGCATTAATTGATCTATCTATTAGTATGAATGCTCGAATCGGAAAAAATAAATTTGCAATTTCATCATTTCCCGGTAAAAGAAAGCCATTAACTAAAATTACAGATTGGTCAAATAAACTAGATTCTATTTCTTCTGTTTTCCCTAAATTAACAAGTGGGGGTATTACACCTACGGGCCCTGCACTAAAAGAAGCGATGTATCAGTTTGGGAAATCAAGATTAACAAGGAGTATGAATCAAAACGATGAATCAAACATCGAAGAAACAGGGAATTAATCTAAGGCCAGGAACTGTTATGAGGGGAAAGTGGCACAAACAAGTTTATGTTATAAGTAAACAATTGGGGCAGGGTGCTATAGGCTCAGTATATTTGTGCAAAACGAAGGACGGAAAAGAAGGCGCGCTAAAAATAAGTGATAAGGCGAATTCCATTACGACAGAGGTTAATGTATTGAAGCACCTTTCAAAGGTCCAAGGATCAAACCTTGGGCCTTCTTTATACGATGTGGATGATTGGACGGACCCAACGGGAATACGTTATACATTCTATGTAATGGAGTATGTAAAAGGTAAAGACTTACCAGCTTTCTTGCGAGAACGAGGAGAAGGCTGGTTGGGTATCTTGTTTGTACAATTGTTAAAAGACTTGGAACGTCTCCATAAACAAGGGTGGGTATTTGGAGATTTAAAGCTAGATAATGTCATTGTTACCTTTTCACCACCACGCTTACGCTGGATTGATGTTGGTGGTACGACATTAATTGGTCGATCAATTAAGGAATATACTGAATTCTATGACCGTGGTTATTGGCAGGTTGGATCTAGGAAAGCTGAGCCAAGCTATGATTTGTTTGCATTAGCAATGATGGCTTTACACTATGCCTATCCAAACCAATTTGATCGTGGACAGTATCCAATTAAAACATTGCAGGAAAAAATCAGACAATCAAAACAATTATCTCCCTATCAAACATGTTTAGAAAGGGCGCTGAAAGGAGAATACATATCAAGTCTTGAAATGGAAAAAGATTTAAGCCTGAAATTATTAAAGATAACAAAACCTAAAACTACTAATCATCCAACTTCCATGATGAACCAAAAACAACTTGCATCAAAAAACCATGTGAATACAGTATGGAGTGCGTGGTTGGAAAGTTTCGCAATTATAATGGTGGCTTTTGTGTTTTTTGTTATCTATTATCTAAGTACGTAAGTCAGATGGTCATTCTTTTGTAAAACCTAAGCGAAAGACTTCCTATGTGGTAGGGAACATGTTAGGATAGACTTGTTTACCATGCTAATGAAAGAAGTTGAATCGGTAAAATGTTTAAACAAGAAGTAGATACCTTTATTAAACGCTATGCATTATTCAAACCACACAGTACGTTGTTGATTGGTGTATCAGGTGGACCAGATTCGATGGCTTTACTTCATTACTTAAATGTAATTAAAAAAGCATGGGATTTTCAGTTAATTGTTGTATCAGTAGATCATGGATTGCGTGGAGAAGAATCAAAAGTAGATGTGGATTATGTTTCGGCCTTTTGTGCGGAAAAAAACATAGCATTTTATCGCACGGCGTTAGATGTCCCGTCATTTAAAAAAGAGCATAAACTAGGTACACAAGAAGCAGCTCGTAACATGAGGTATCGTTTTTTTGCTGATCAAATGGATCAACATAAAGCGGATTATTTGGTTTTAGGACATCATGGTGATGACCAGATCGAAACAGTTTTGATGCGTCTTACCCGGACGGCTAATCCATCATCCTTAGCTGGAATCCCTGTTAAACGTCCGTTTGCTGACGGCGAGCTTGTGAGACCATTATTATCCGTGACAAAGGAAGAGATTGAATCGTATTGCCAGGAGAATGGGATTATACCAAGAAGAGACCCCTCAAATGAAGAAGATGTCTACACTCGAAATTTTTTCAGAATTCATTTGTTACCTTTATTGAAAAAACAAAATCCTAACTTACATCGTTCTGTCAGAAAATTAAGCGAGTCGATTAGAGCGGATAATGCGTACATGAACGAACAAGCGGAAAAAGTGATGGATGAAATTGTACAACTATCAAATGAAGAAAAGCAAGTGACATGTTCAATTAAACTTTTAAAAAAGCATCCGTTTGCTTTACAAAGGCGCATATTTCATCTAATATTAAGTCATCTATATGATGTACTACCGAATGGTTTACATTTTGGTCATGAGGAACAGTTTTTTGATCTTATACATAGTGAACGGGCAAATGTAACGATAGATTTGCCGAAAGATTTACAGATAACGAAATCGTATCAAACACTGTATTTTCACTTTCGAGAAGAAGAGATAGCATGTTTTTCTGCATATTTATCTGTTCCTAGTCAAGTATATCTACCGACAGGAGCAGTGGTTTCAGCCTCTTTTGTAACGGCCCCCACTGTGCAAGAAGATAAGAATAGACTATTCATTCCGATTAGTGATATAGAGCAAGATGTGCATCTAACCGTTCGATATCGACAAGATGGTGATCGCATGTATGTAAAGGGGTTAGATGGTCGAAAAAAGATAAAAGATATCTTCATTGATAAGAAAATCCCTCTACATAAAAGGAATACATGGCCGTTAATAGTTGATCAACAAGGAAATGTTCTGTGGGTAATTGGGTTAACAAAAGGTGCGGTCAAAGGATATTCTGGCGGGAGTCAATTTATTCAAATTGAATATAGAAGTAATGAAAAAATCTAGGAGGATCGGGATGCACAAAGACATCGAAAAAATATTAGTATCACAGCAAGAAATTGAGGAAAAATGTAAAGAGCTTGGCGCGCAATTATCTGAAGAATATAAAGATCGATTTCCACTAGCGATTGGGGTATTAAAAGGTGCTTTACCATTTATGTCGGATGTTCTTCGCTCTATGGATACATATTTAGAAATGGATTTTATGGATGTTTCCAGCTATGGTGGAGAAATGCGTTCTTCAGGTGAAGTGAAAATTGTAAAAGATTTAAACACAAAAGTTGAAGGTAGAGATTTGCTTATAATTGAAGATATTATTGATAGTGGACTTACATTAAGCTATTTGGTTGATTTATTTAAATATCGTAAAGCAAATTCAATTAAGATTGTTACGATGCTAGATAAACCTGCAGGCCGTACTGTTGACATTGTTGCTGATGTGGTTGGTTTTAAAGTGCCAAATGAATTTGTTGTTGGATATGGATTAGATTATCAAGAAAAGTATCGTAATTTACCTTATATCGGTGTTTTAAAGCCGCACATATATGGTGGAGAATAAGAAGAGTATGTAACATGACAGATCAAATAGTAGCATATCTTTAAAAAAGGAAATGCAATTAGTTGTAATCGTCCTTTTTTATATGATACTATTTACTATAGTTTTCTCACTTGGAGGAGGTAGGCAATGAATCGAATAGTACGTAATGTGATCTTTTATTTTGTCATATTTTTAGTGGTGATTTCCGTAATGAATGTTTTCACTGGACAAAATAATCAACAAGAAGAATATAATGTAAGTGAATTTATGCAAGCACTTGATAATGGTACGATAGCAAGTATGGAAATGCGACCTTCAAATGGTGTTATGCGAATTGAAGGAGAGCTAGTAGGTACGGATGAAGAACCTACTACATTTGTCACAAACGTTCCGGATAACAATGATATTGTCGCGAATGTTTATCAAAAAGCAAATGAGCAAGGTATTATAGATGTACAAGAAGAAGAGCAACCAAGCGGATGGGTAACGTTCTTAACTACGATGATCCCGTTTGTTATCATATTTGTCCTGTTTTTCTTCCTTCTTAACCAATCTCAGGGTGGCGGAAACAAAGTCATGAACTTTGGTAAGAGTAAAGCGAAGATGTACAGTGAAGAGAAAAAGAAAGTCCGATTTAAGGATGTTGCTGGTGCCGATGAAGAAAAGCAAGAGCTTGTAGAGGTAGTAGATTTCTTAAAAGATCCTCGTAAGTTCGATGCTATTGGAGCAAAAATACCTAAAGGTGTTTTATTAGTAGGACCTCCAGGTACAGGTAAAACGTTATTAGCAAGAGCAGTTGCCGGAGAAGCTGGTGTGCCATTCTTCTCTATTAGTGGTTCCGACTTCGTTGAAATGTTTGTCGGTGTTGGTGCATCACGTGTACGTGATTTGTTTGAAAATGCGAAGAAGAACGCACCAGGTATTATCTTTATTGATGAGATTGATGCAGTTGGTCGTCAACGTGGCGCTGGTGTTGGTGGCGGTCATGACGAACGTGAACAAACGTTAAATCAGTTACTTGTTGAAATGGATGGTTTTGGTGAAAATGAAGGTATTATTATTATTGCCGCAACAAACCGTCCTGACATCTTAGACCCTGCATTACTACGTCCAGGCCGTTTTGACCGTCAAATTACAGTTGATCGTCCTGACCTACGTGGTCGTGAAGATGTCTTAAAAGTACATGTGCGTAATAAGCCACTAGGTGACGATGTGGAGTTAAAAACAATCGCGATGCGTACACCTGGATTTTCAGGTGCAGATTTAGAAAACCTGCTTAACGAAGCTGCGTTAGTAGCAGCACGTACGAATAAAACGAAGATCGAAATGGTCGACGTTGATGAAGCAATTGATCGTGTTATTGCAGGACCTGCGAAGAAGAGCAGAGTTATCTCACCAAAAGAAAAAAATATCGTCGCATATCATGAAAGTGGACACACTATTATTGGAATGGTGCTGGACGATGCTGATATGGTTCATAAAGTTACAATCGTACCTCGTGGGCAAGCTGGTGGCTATGCTGTCATGCTACCAAAGGAAGATCGTTACTTTATGACGAAACCAGAGCTATTAGATAAGATTACTGGTTTACTTGGTGGGCGTGTTGCTGAGGAAGTAATATTCGGTGAAGTTAGTACGGGGGCTCACAATGACTTTGAACGTGCAACGAATATTGCTCGTAAGATGGTAACAGAGTACGGCATGAGTGATGCAATAGGTCCTGTTCAATTTGCTAGCTCAGGTGGTCAAGTATTCTTAGGAAGAGACATGCAAAATGAATCTAACTACAGTGAAGCGATAGCATATGAAATTGATAAAGAAGTTCAAAGCTTTATTAATCAGTGTTATGCTCGTGCAAAAGAAATTCTAACGGAAAACAAAGATAAATTAGAATTAGTTGCGAAGACATTATTAGAGATCGAAACGTTAGATGCAAGACAAATTAAAGGTCTTTTTGAAGATGGTATCTTACCGGATCCAGTTGTTTTTGAACAAAATGAAACGGATACGAGTGGAGAAGATAAACAATCTTCAGATTCTAAAGATGTAAAAGTTAACATTCAATCAAAATCAGAAGAAGATCATACATCTATTTCTTCCGAGTTTGATTCGAATGATGACGAAACTTCTGAAGATCCAGATAAAAAAGAATAGTATATGCAACTGGTGTAATCAATTAATTGATTACACCAGTTTTTTATCTAAATATCTTTTTTAAAAGACTGTTGTTTATGACTAAATAACCAAAGGCTCTGTCGTAACACTGCTATCGGCTACTTAAATAATTTACTGATTGCTACCACGCTACGGTAGCAAATGGTCTCCCTTTCCGTGGGCACAACCTCAGCTATCTATAGAAGCAAAGACCACTTCTATAGAGGATCTTCGGTTTGTGCTGTTCCCACAGGAGTGTCAACCATTTGCTACCTTCGCTGGATAGTGTATCTTTGTTCTATACAGGTGATAAAATTACTTTTTATTGTTTCTAACTCATGCTTTAGTTAGCCGTTAATTACCAATTATAGCGTCTTTTACGCCATTTTATTTAGCGGACTAAAACCAGTGGATCAAGCTAAATGGGCGAGACTCCTGCAGGAACAGCAAATGTTTTCGATGGGATGAGTAATCGCAATCCCACGGGCTGAAGATCCACTCGGAGGCGTTCTTTGCTTCCGAGTTAGCTGAAGTCGTGCCTGCGGAAAGGGAGCCCATTTCGCTTGAGGAGCGGGGTATAAATTACTTTGTATTGCACTTTTTATAAAGTGCGTTATGTTACGACTAAGTTTCTCTCAAGTCTGAAGAGTGAAAAGTAACAATGTTTGTGAATAAAGTCATTCTGAAATATGGTGTATGAATAGAGTTAAAAGTAAAGTCTAAGATCGATAGCATTTTTACTGTAATTTTTTAAGAAAGTCGCCACATTAACGAAGTGTAATACAATATGATATGATGGTAAAAATAAATATGGTAGAGTTGGTGAAAGAGTAATGATATTTGTATTAGATGTTGGTAACACAAATACTGTTTTAGGGATTTTTGACCAAGACGAATTGAAATACCAGTGGAGAATTAAAACGGATCGAGAAAAAACAGAAGATGAATTTGCGATGTTAATTAAATCGTTATTTGAGCATGAAGGTTTAACATTTGCTAATGTTAACGGTATTATTATTTCTTCTGTCGTTCCTCCTATTATGTATGCCTTCGACCGAATGGCTGAAAAGTATTTTGATCAAAAACCTTTAATTGTTGGTGATCAAGCAGTTGAATTATTTTTGAAAATGAAATATCCTAACCCAGCTGAACTAGGAGCTGATCGTATAGTTAACGCAGTAGGAGCAATTGAAGCCTATGGTGCGCCCTTGATTATTATTGATTTCGGTACAGCTACGACATACTGCTATGTGAACGAAAATGAGGAATATGTAGGTGGTGCCATCGCGCCGGGTATTAATATTTCACTGGAGGCACTGTATTCAAAAGCGGCCAAATTACCTAAAGTTGAAATTAAACATCCAAATGAGATTGTTGGGTTATCGACTGTTGAAGCAATGCAATCAGGTGTATACTTTGGTTATGTGGGACAGGTTGATGAGGTTGTAAGAAGATTTAAGAAGGTGAGTTCTGAAGATACTAAAGTTGTTGCTACAGGTGGATTGGCTACATTAATTGCAGGAGAATCAAGTATGGTTGATATTGTAGATCCTGTATTAACATTAAAAGGTTTATATGTTATCTATAAAAAATTGAATCATCATACCGAATAAGGTTAAAA
The nucleotide sequence above comes from Paraliobacillus zengyii. Encoded proteins:
- a CDS encoding energy-coupling factor transporter ATPase, yielding MQIKFENVTADYQIGPLKNANVVKDIVLTLPTRSFTAIVGHTGAGKSSLLKTVNGLLLPSTGSIIVGNTVITANKEKQALKKIRKHVGMVFQFPEAQLFAETVEKDIQFGPMNFGVSVGEVKERTKQAIYAVGLDEAILKMSPFSLSGGQQRRVAIAGVLATNPDVLLLDEPGAGLDPEGKRGILSMIKKIHVERGLTTIIVTHDMDDVAKYAEDVVVMEKGTIAAHQSVKTFFSDPERLEKWHVELPEARKLQLKIERQTGVKMPDVCLTIDELTEGLIEVGLA
- a CDS encoding energy-coupling factor transporter transmembrane component T family protein — its product is MNKLILGRYFPGDSRIHLLDPRAKLITAIYFIGIIFIANNWQTYVLLGLFTFIVMFLSGVKIKTYLRGVRPLIWLILFTVFLQVLFTGGGTVYIDWGPITISTFGLLNGLYIFCRFVMIIFISTVVTLTTKPIDLTDGINSLLRPLRFFKLPVDEIALMLSISLRFIPNLLDETQKVMDAQRARGTTFGEGSLVDQMKKLIPIIMPLFVSSLRRAENMADVMEVRGYQSDKPRSSFRRLAWQKSDTISLLVMAILTVVLVVLRSNVVTYL
- a CDS encoding histidine phosphatase family protein, whose protein sequence is MICLIRHGETDWNLQGRIQGGTDIELNENGVKQAEACKTYFEGADWDLIIASPMKRAKRTAEIINKALNVDLVEMSDFKERTFGEAEGLTLAERNKLFPDGNYPGQESKEDLESRVMAGIGLINKTFPNKKVLLVAHGAVIHAILSVTSGEEIDFTNTKLLNACLSNIEYTEDKWHVHNYNQIDHLTVDK
- the spoIIE gene encoding stage II sporulation protein E, whose amino-acid sequence is MLDTITGTKGLPIHTNKADQLKKWWKEKQRNLLFEQGGLLYFVAFLLGRAVILESLSPFALAYLASVWFVRKEKVRPLIIVMIIGATTVGIEHGLFIATASFVFVFFAAIVKQVKNQQKIIPFLVFFASLLPRVTHYALFDTLNSFEWTLAIVEAVLSAVLVLIFMQSIPLLSPKRYKPTLKNEEIISLIILLASVLTGTIGWELQGANVEQIASRYLVLWLAYIGGAAIGSTVGVVTGLILSLASVSSLYQMSLLAFGGLLGGLLKEGKKLGVGLGLFVGTVLIGIYGGGIATLFPSLLETSIAILLFFCTPDQWIRQMSRYIPGTNEHTIEQQQYVQKVRDVTANRIEQFSDVFEALSKSFEGQPEKDIEDDHDQKELDYYLSNVTEKTCQSCFKKDWCWGQHFDETYDYMTALKQDLEKGQSPNKITQSKFSNHCVKSQKVVEVMKEELSYYEANQKLKKQVGESRRFVADQLLGVAEVMGDFAKEIVKEKENHEQQELEIIAALKHLGVEIDKLEIYSLKKGDIDIELDFSVYQYNGEGPKLIAPVISDILEETIVIKEEEISPLPNGYCHLSFTSARKYTTNIGLAHAAIGGGFISGDSYSTMELSSGKHALAISDGMGNGVRAHEESTETLKLLKQILHSGIDEQVAIKSINSILSLRTNDEIYSTLDLAMIDLHHAGVQFLKIGSTPSFIKRGEQVHTIEASNLPIGIIQDFDVDVVDFQLKDEDILIMTSDGVFEGPKHIENPDIWLKRKIKELETNDPQEIADLLLEEVVRTTAGVIEDDMTVLVAKITKFNPRWSSIPVYQKQAN
- a CDS encoding vWA domain-containing protein codes for the protein MLSKSDRRKAKEEDGMKKGTLKQILLITDGCSNKGEDPSMVAALIAQQGITVNVIGVLEDDQSENPMGLEEVEEIALAGEGVSQIVYQQALSQTIQTVTKQAMTQTLQGVVNQELKQILGPNQTIESLPPEQRGEVMEVVEELGETCNIEVFVLVDTSASMQNKLPTVKEALIDLSISMNARIGKNKFAISSFPGKRKPLTKITDWSNKLDSISSVFPKLTSGGITPTGPALKEAMYQFGKSRLTRSMNQNDESNIEETGN
- a CDS encoding protein kinase domain-containing protein; translation: MNQTSKKQGINLRPGTVMRGKWHKQVYVISKQLGQGAIGSVYLCKTKDGKEGALKISDKANSITTEVNVLKHLSKVQGSNLGPSLYDVDDWTDPTGIRYTFYVMEYVKGKDLPAFLRERGEGWLGILFVQLLKDLERLHKQGWVFGDLKLDNVIVTFSPPRLRWIDVGGTTLIGRSIKEYTEFYDRGYWQVGSRKAEPSYDLFALAMMALHYAYPNQFDRGQYPIKTLQEKIRQSKQLSPYQTCLERALKGEYISSLEMEKDLSLKLLKITKPKTTNHPTSMMNQKQLASKNHVNTVWSAWLESFAIIMVAFVFFVIYYLST